A window from Enterocloster bolteae encodes these proteins:
- a CDS encoding undecaprenyldiphospho-muramoylpentapeptide beta-N-acetylglucosaminyltransferase translates to MKKIILTGGGTAGHVTPNLALLPSLKEAGYEIRYIGSYQGMERKLIETAGIPYDGISSGKLRRYFDIKNFSDPFRVVKGYAEARRLLKRHKPDVIFSKGGFVAVPVVLAAKHYKIPVIIHESDMTPGLANKICIPSALKVCCNFPETLKYLPSDKAVLTGSPIRAELLQGDRLSGLSYAHLSAGRPVLLVIGGSLGSVAVNTAVRNILPRLLSSYQVIHICGKGNLDESLIGTAGYVQYEYVDAPLKHLFAAADLVISRAGANSICELLALRKPNLLIPLSAAASRGDQILNANSFAKQGFSKVLEEEALSDDSLFDAINDLYLNRNSYIQAMEQSNLNNAVKTVVSLIESCVK, encoded by the coding sequence ATGAAAAAAATTATTTTAACCGGCGGCGGTACTGCCGGACACGTTACCCCCAATCTGGCCCTGCTCCCTTCGTTAAAGGAAGCTGGTTACGAAATCCGCTATATCGGTTCATACCAGGGCATGGAACGCAAGCTGATTGAAACTGCAGGCATTCCCTATGATGGCATATCCTCTGGCAAGCTGCGCAGATACTTTGATATCAAGAATTTTTCCGACCCATTCCGCGTCGTCAAGGGTTACGCGGAAGCCAGACGGCTCTTAAAACGCCATAAACCGGATGTAATCTTTTCTAAGGGCGGTTTTGTTGCAGTTCCCGTGGTCCTTGCTGCCAAACACTACAAAATCCCTGTCATCATACACGAATCCGATATGACGCCTGGCCTGGCCAATAAAATCTGCATTCCTTCCGCCCTTAAGGTTTGCTGTAACTTCCCGGAGACCCTTAAGTACCTTCCATCCGACAAGGCTGTACTGACAGGCTCCCCTATCCGTGCAGAGCTACTCCAGGGTGACCGGCTGTCCGGGCTCTCGTATGCCCACCTGTCTGCCGGCAGACCTGTACTCCTTGTCATAGGCGGAAGTTTGGGCTCTGTAGCCGTAAATACAGCGGTCCGTAATATCCTCCCCAGGCTTCTGTCCAGCTATCAGGTAATACATATCTGTGGCAAAGGCAATCTGGACGAAAGCCTGATAGGAACAGCCGGATATGTACAGTATGAATACGTTGACGCTCCCTTAAAGCATCTTTTTGCGGCAGCCGACCTTGTCATATCAAGGGCAGGGGCTAATTCTATCTGCGAGCTCCTGGCACTGCGCAAACCGAACCTACTTATTCCTCTGTCAGCCGCGGCCAGCCGCGGAGACCAGATTCTCAATGCTAACTCCTTTGCAAAACAAGGATTCAGCAAAGTTCTGGAAGAAGAAGCATTGTCTGATGACTCCCTGTTTGATGCCATTAACGATTTATACCTAAACCGCAATTCCTATATACAGGCCATGGAGCAGAGCAATCTGAACAATGCTGTTAAAACAGTTGTATCTCTCATTGAATCATGTGTAAAATAA
- a CDS encoding HIT family protein, with protein sequence MTDDNCIFCKIAGGVIPSTTLYEDEDFRVILDLGPASRGHALILPKQHFADVCALDGDIAAKVLPLGAKIGSAMKKSLGCAGFNLVQNNGEAAGQTVFHFHMHVIPRYEGGPDMVSWTPGKASPEELAEVADKIKGCL encoded by the coding sequence ATGACAGATGACAATTGTATTTTTTGTAAAATAGCAGGAGGGGTGATTCCGTCAACCACTCTGTATGAGGATGAGGATTTTCGCGTGATTCTGGATTTGGGACCAGCGTCCAGAGGACATGCCCTTATCCTTCCAAAACAGCATTTTGCAGATGTATGCGCACTGGATGGGGATATAGCCGCCAAGGTACTTCCTCTGGGTGCCAAGATTGGCTCTGCGATGAAGAAATCTCTTGGATGCGCGGGATTCAATCTGGTTCAGAATAATGGAGAAGCAGCCGGGCAGACTGTTTTCCATTTCCACATGCATGTGATTCCAAGATATGAGGGAGGTCCAGACATGGTCAGCTGGACTCCGGGAAAGGCTTCGCCGGAGGAATTGGCAGAGGTTGCGGATAAAATCAAAGGCTGTCTGTAG
- a CDS encoding TIGR03905 family TSCPD domain-containing protein has protein sequence MRFKTQGVCSREISFEVKDNKLTNVQFVGGCSGNTQGLSRLIEGMDVDEAIRRLDGIQCGPRPTSCPDQLARALKQFKGR, from the coding sequence ATGAGATTTAAAACACAAGGGGTCTGTTCCAGGGAGATATCCTTTGAAGTAAAAGATAATAAACTGACCAATGTCCAGTTTGTAGGCGGCTGCTCCGGCAACACCCAGGGCCTGTCCCGGCTCATCGAGGGCATGGACGTAGATGAGGCCATCCGAAGACTTGACGGAATCCAGTGCGGTCCCAGACCTACGTCTTGTCCGGATCAGTTGGCTCGGGCGTTGAAGCAGTTTAAGGGGCGGTAA
- a CDS encoding DUF6382 domain-containing protein has translation MEISYRREAKRNYLVAGVADATAGYEARMLAHNEIRGLLRMYITYQDGLPLYCYDITSRQPLSRLLETRFITREEICQLLIQIHAALSGMEEYLLDAGGVLLEPEYIYVEPELFQTGLCLIPGVQDDFQGKLSRLLQYILKRINHKDRESVVLAYGLYQESLKENCGMDDLLGLIASERRKGKKRELLSEPEGDYIKKGGLQETDHWEKGLKEKGQGKEQGKEQGNEQNRDCITGKWKGKSGETEKEHNSDRGEKRRKKEKGKLERCEIKQEGSGRTEPKWKGTTFRRQFIVWLSAAVLCPSALWMFRGMTMVIDNWRLLAAIDGGLLFMLSAMNLYRLFIGHRAAKADGAGSDDEQDPWRILYEDEDDEDEDLGNQPSTAYMNGDKNEYLQKMPESSAGECFQTVLLSERPAQGEEVRRLSALNGSDEDIVISYYPFVIGKHKDLADYVLLKDTVSRFHIRLDEDNGSYTVTDLNSTNGTRVKGRLLEANETMQLEPGDQIFIADCGYIFY, from the coding sequence ATGGAAATTAGCTACAGGAGAGAAGCAAAACGCAATTACCTGGTAGCGGGGGTGGCAGACGCCACAGCTGGATATGAAGCCAGAATGCTGGCCCACAACGAGATTAGGGGACTGTTAAGGATGTACATAACATACCAGGATGGACTGCCCTTATATTGTTATGACATTACCTCCAGACAACCGTTAAGCCGCCTTCTGGAAACCCGTTTTATAACCAGAGAAGAGATATGCCAGTTATTAATCCAGATACATGCAGCGCTAAGTGGTATGGAGGAATATCTTTTAGATGCAGGGGGTGTCCTGCTGGAACCGGAATATATTTATGTGGAGCCGGAATTATTCCAGACCGGTTTGTGCCTGATCCCTGGTGTTCAGGATGATTTCCAGGGTAAACTGAGCCGCCTCCTGCAATATATACTGAAGAGGATAAATCATAAAGACAGGGAGAGCGTAGTCCTGGCTTATGGACTATATCAGGAAAGCCTTAAGGAAAACTGCGGAATGGATGATTTGCTGGGGCTGATTGCGTCAGAACGGCGGAAAGGGAAGAAACGGGAGTTATTGAGCGAACCGGAGGGAGATTACATAAAGAAAGGAGGACTACAGGAAACAGATCATTGGGAGAAGGGGCTGAAGGAGAAGGGACAAGGGAAGGAACAAGGGAAAGAACAGGGGAATGAGCAAAATAGAGATTGTATTACAGGGAAGTGGAAAGGAAAAAGCGGGGAGACAGAGAAAGAGCATAACAGTGACAGGGGGGAGAAGCGAAGAAAAAAAGAAAAGGGTAAATTGGAAAGGTGTGAAATAAAACAGGAAGGCTCAGGCCGGACTGAACCTAAATGGAAAGGAACCACTTTCAGACGGCAGTTTATCGTATGGCTGTCAGCGGCAGTACTTTGTCCATCCGCACTGTGGATGTTCAGAGGGATGACAATGGTCATTGACAACTGGAGGCTGCTGGCAGCAATCGACGGAGGCTTGCTGTTTATGCTGTCAGCCATGAATCTGTATAGGCTGTTCATTGGGCATAGGGCTGCAAAGGCAGATGGGGCAGGTTCAGATGATGAGCAGGACCCATGGAGAATTTTGTATGAGGATGAAGATGACGAAGACGAGGATTTAGGTAATCAGCCATCTACTGCGTATATGAATGGGGATAAAAATGAGTATTTGCAGAAAATGCCGGAAAGCAGCGCCGGAGAGTGCTTTCAGACCGTGCTTTTATCAGAGCGGCCAGCACAAGGGGAGGAAGTCCGGCGTTTATCTGCCCTCAATGGTTCGGATGAGGACATTGTAATATCCTATTATCCATTTGTGATTGGCAAACACAAGGATTTAGCAGACTATGTGCTTTTGAAAGATACAGTCAGCCGTTTTCACATAAGATTAGACGAGGACAATGGGAGTTATACTGTAACGGACCTTAACTCTACCAATGGTACCAGGGTCAAAGGACGATTGCTGGAGGCAAACGAGACAATGCAGCTGGAGCCGGGAGACCAGATATTTATAGCTGACTGCGGATATATTTTTTATTAA
- a CDS encoding DUF4367 domain-containing protein — MDCPIWGTDDISDEELLKELEAVKNMAVPLPIPSPSPDEFEKIWARIQEERAESKNVPESDQPEHPKVIKPRFGWKRLAAIGLIACLVAGSGCMVAMGTKSYFYREKELGDGQQTVFVNDFYKGDVNGEEEAYNLIEKELGIQPLKLGYIPSDMYFLDVYIKDGYARLCFTYNDEFVYFIQSKFNKKVSYDYKSDREEIISVKNKWLNKDIDIKIATLEDGSSRNEISFVDDGKYYRLWGPIEIQEFKEIVERLTY, encoded by the coding sequence ATGGACTGCCCCATTTGGGGAACGGACGATATATCAGATGAAGAACTGTTAAAAGAATTAGAAGCAGTCAAGAATATGGCCGTCCCCCTTCCCATTCCATCTCCATCCCCAGATGAATTTGAGAAAATCTGGGCAAGGATACAGGAAGAAAGAGCTGAGTCAAAGAATGTACCGGAATCCGACCAACCGGAGCACCCCAAGGTTATCAAACCAAGGTTTGGATGGAAGCGGTTGGCTGCGATTGGTTTAATTGCCTGTCTTGTGGCAGGGAGTGGATGTATGGTGGCTATGGGGACGAAGTCGTATTTTTATCGGGAGAAGGAGTTGGGGGATGGACAACAAACAGTATTTGTTAATGATTTTTATAAAGGTGATGTGAATGGTGAGGAAGAGGCTTATAATCTTATAGAAAAAGAGTTGGGGATTCAGCCATTAAAGTTGGGATACATTCCATCCGATATGTACTTTTTAGATGTATATATAAAAGATGGGTATGCAAGGCTCTGCTTTACTTATAATGATGAGTTTGTTTATTTTATCCAATCTAAGTTTAATAAGAAGGTATCATATGATTATAAATCTGATAGAGAAGAAATCATATCAGTAAAAAATAAGTGGTTAAATAAGGATATTGATATAAAGATAGCAACATTAGAAGATGGTTCCTCTAGAAACGAAATATCTTTTGTTGATGATGGAAAATACTATCGTTTATGGGGACCGATTGAAATACAAGAATTTAAGGAAATTGTTGAGAGGTTGACATATTGA
- a CDS encoding RNA polymerase sigma factor has translation MKIEKMDTEDKKLFEEMYLEYEVYLRRIAYVNDIPVDYIEDVVQDTFVSYARYKYSLDMSEESKRALLIRILKSRCMDFHRRMKYRSYGELDEEAYNSEDYPAHDKAANLPDYVVSKERCQALLKEIERMPENWRQVATLRLIEGRPTREVCAMLNITEKACYSRVSRIRKYLEELLKSDNWP, from the coding sequence ATGAAGATTGAGAAGATGGATACAGAAGATAAAAAACTGTTTGAAGAAATGTATCTGGAATATGAGGTATACCTGAGAAGGATAGCTTATGTCAACGATATTCCTGTAGATTATATTGAGGATGTGGTACAGGATACATTTGTTTCATATGCCCGCTATAAATATTCCCTGGATATGTCTGAGGAAAGTAAGAGGGCGTTGCTGATACGTATTCTGAAGAGCCGGTGTATGGACTTTCACCGAAGAATGAAGTACAGGAGCTATGGGGAATTGGACGAAGAGGCATATAACAGTGAAGATTATCCGGCACACGATAAGGCTGCCAATCTGCCGGATTATGTAGTCAGCAAAGAGAGATGTCAGGCGCTTCTTAAGGAAATCGAGAGGATGCCTGAAAACTGGCGTCAGGTCGCGACGCTCAGATTGATAGAAGGACGGCCGACAAGGGAAGTATGCGCTATGCTGAATATTACAGAAAAGGCATGCTATTCCAGAGTCAGCCGTATCAGGAAATATCTTGAGGAACTGCTAAAAAGTGATAATTGGCCCTAA
- a CDS encoding rhomboid family intramembrane serine protease — translation MVTGINRSRPYVNIALAAVNVLVFLYLEAIGSTEDGVFMVKHGAVFAPFVILGGEYYRLFTAMFLHFGVSHLANNMLVLLVLGEKMERALGHIKYLIFYLASGVAANSISLAVQVRTGQASVSAGASGAIFGVVGGLVYVIAIHHGQLDGLTNRQLGFMVLLTLYHGFTSAGVDNMAHIGGLISGFILGILLYRRKDAARISGMAG, via the coding sequence ATGGTTACGGGCATAAACAGGAGCAGGCCATATGTCAACATTGCGCTGGCAGCAGTCAACGTATTGGTATTTCTGTACCTGGAGGCCATCGGCTCCACGGAGGATGGCGTATTCATGGTAAAACACGGGGCTGTATTTGCGCCTTTTGTTATCCTTGGTGGAGAGTATTACAGGCTGTTTACTGCCATGTTCCTGCACTTTGGAGTCAGCCATCTGGCAAATAATATGCTGGTGCTTCTGGTGCTTGGAGAGAAGATGGAAAGGGCGCTGGGTCATATCAAGTATTTGATATTTTACCTTGCCAGCGGTGTTGCTGCCAACAGTATATCCCTGGCTGTCCAGGTACGGACAGGGCAGGCCAGTGTGTCCGCGGGGGCTTCAGGCGCAATCTTCGGTGTGGTAGGCGGTCTGGTCTATGTGATTGCCATTCATCATGGTCAGCTGGACGGACTAACCAACAGGCAGCTGGGCTTTATGGTTCTGCTGACGCTTTATCATGGGTTTACTTCAGCAGGAGTGGACAATATGGCTCACATAGGGGGCCTGATTTCCGGCTTCATATTAGGTATCCTGCTTTACAGGAGAAAAGATGCTGCCAGAATTTCCGGTATGGCTGGATAG
- a CDS encoding DUF5702 domain-containing protein translates to MCRKGEITVFLAMILFSVCALLCVIVESARTAGARCYLRMAVDSSADSLMAQYHRELWNRYRILGLEYDKAETLEKEFREFMRPYMEAENWYPMKAEQIRITDMTDLTQGDGRYFEQEILDYMKYGLLDADWDELDEAGASELLEVWKEGNSVNRVSELYAAHSREAVKVEKALEIINSTLLAQRERWEQGKGCLDQLDGGGFVSQANKLIRELERLPGQVNSYEKRADELYEKLADSRERFLEEASDLSGDVRAGLEEEIRQYEAYAAQDGQRRREVEALTNLSRDRILWIRDVIDMAEAVMEYISSWEPEDEDDELDEDALWQPVRARWSQYGMLTLGVEFGVRDKEKEGFLEQVGNMAGREMLELVLPEGTVVSGTALRLSGTPSVQRKTDGGGWKETDQDGDSKSTGFLTGVRTLIQRLLIGEYDIRFFKRLKKEMQKGEFYELEYIIHGKEKDRDNLSGVAARLVAFREGLNLVHILSDAGKRQEARNLALTIVGGTGILPLVSVVAFFIMAVWALGEALLDVRYLLEGKRVPVFKTGSDWKLDLAGLLEMGRSGSLIDEEGGNGSGADYKGYLRILIFGAYDTDLVYRMMDVMQIVTAVKQPGFSLANCVCTVDAEALVSGKHVFFSNGLWKSRGREDGYAYDTRMAVAGSYLEDYKSP, encoded by the coding sequence ATGTGCAGGAAAGGTGAGATTACGGTATTTCTGGCAATGATACTGTTCAGTGTCTGCGCACTGCTGTGTGTGATTGTGGAATCGGCCCGCACAGCAGGCGCCAGATGCTATCTGCGGATGGCTGTGGATTCATCCGCAGACTCCCTTATGGCCCAGTATCACCGGGAACTGTGGAATAGGTACCGGATATTGGGGCTTGAGTATGACAAGGCAGAGACACTGGAGAAGGAGTTCAGGGAATTTATGAGGCCCTATATGGAGGCTGAAAATTGGTATCCCATGAAGGCGGAGCAGATTCGGATAACAGATATGACGGATCTTACCCAGGGGGACGGAAGATATTTTGAACAGGAAATACTGGATTATATGAAGTATGGTCTGTTGGATGCAGATTGGGACGAGCTGGATGAAGCCGGCGCATCAGAGCTGTTGGAGGTCTGGAAAGAGGGAAACAGTGTTAACCGCGTTTCAGAACTATATGCCGCCCATTCCAGGGAAGCTGTAAAGGTGGAAAAGGCGCTGGAGATAATCAACAGTACACTTCTGGCCCAGAGGGAACGGTGGGAACAGGGGAAGGGCTGCCTGGACCAGCTGGATGGGGGAGGATTTGTATCCCAGGCCAATAAATTGATACGGGAGCTGGAACGGCTTCCGGGCCAGGTAAACTCCTATGAAAAGCGGGCCGATGAATTGTATGAGAAATTGGCAGACAGCAGAGAACGTTTTTTGGAAGAAGCCAGTGACCTGAGTGGGGATGTGAGGGCTGGCCTGGAGGAGGAAATCAGACAGTATGAGGCATATGCGGCCCAGGATGGACAGCGCCGCAGGGAGGTTGAGGCGCTGACAAATCTGAGCCGGGACAGAATACTGTGGATTAGGGATGTGATTGATATGGCGGAGGCGGTAATGGAGTATATCAGCAGCTGGGAGCCGGAGGATGAAGACGATGAGCTGGACGAGGATGCCTTATGGCAGCCGGTAAGGGCGCGCTGGTCCCAGTACGGCATGCTTACACTGGGAGTGGAATTCGGGGTCCGGGATAAGGAAAAGGAAGGTTTTCTGGAACAAGTAGGAAATATGGCAGGAAGAGAAATGCTGGAATTAGTATTACCGGAGGGAACCGTTGTTTCTGGGACAGCCCTCAGGCTTTCCGGCACACCATCCGTCCAGAGGAAAACAGACGGCGGTGGATGGAAGGAAACAGACCAGGATGGAGATTCTAAGAGCACCGGCTTTTTGACCGGAGTCAGGACACTGATACAGCGCCTGTTGATTGGAGAATATGATATTCGTTTTTTTAAAAGGTTAAAAAAAGAGATGCAGAAGGGGGAATTTTATGAGCTAGAATATATCATTCATGGAAAGGAAAAGGACAGGGACAATTTAAGCGGTGTGGCGGCGCGCCTGGTTGCATTTAGAGAGGGACTCAATCTGGTACATATTCTGTCAGATGCCGGAAAACGCCAGGAAGCGCGGAATCTGGCTCTGACCATTGTGGGAGGGACCGGGATTTTGCCACTTGTATCAGTGGTGGCATTTTTTATCATGGCAGTATGGGCTCTGGGAGAGGCTCTGCTGGATGTGCGGTACCTTCTGGAAGGGAAAAGGGTACCGGTCTTTAAGACTGGATCCGACTGGAAACTGGATTTGGCCGGACTTTTGGAGATGGGAAGGAGCGGAAGCCTGATTGATGAAGAAGGAGGAAATGGAAGCGGAGCTGATTATAAGGGCTATCTGCGGATACTTATATTCGGCGCTTATGACACGGATCTGGTTTACCGGATGATGGATGTAATGCAGATTGTCACTGCGGTGAAGCAGCCTGGATTTTCTTTGGCAAACTGTGTATGTACGGTGGATGCAGAAGCTCTTGTCAGTGGAAAACATGTGTTTTTTTCAAATGGATTGTGGAAAAGCCGGGGACGGGAAGACGGTTACGCATATGACACGCGTATGGCTGTAGCCGGGAGCTACCTGGAAGACTACAAAAGCCCATAA
- a CDS encoding Flp1 family type IVb pilin codes for MKLGKEIREFWKDEQGVGVIELVLVLVVLIGLVIIFKKQITTLLQNIFKEINSQSKEVY; via the coding sequence ATGAAGTTAGGAAAGGAAATCAGGGAGTTCTGGAAGGACGAACAGGGGGTGGGAGTGATTGAGCTGGTGTTGGTATTGGTGGTTCTTATAGGCTTGGTCATTATCTTTAAAAAGCAGATAACCACCTTACTCCAAAATATTTTTAAGGAGATAAACAGCCAGTCAAAAGAGGTGTATTAA